In the Malassezia vespertilionis chromosome 1, complete sequence genome, one interval contains:
- the RIB1 gene encoding GTP cyclohydrolase II (EggNog:ENOG503NXHB; BUSCO:EOG09261UWT; COG:H), with translation MHKSMRSTRTESVSSSADPRSDVPIDALCRIPSAYDSRASNPDDGARNALPPLQVWCYGRTRIPTPHGEVFCHLYKNNHDNKEHLALVIDPAQNQSSVQRRQEEHVLSKPRHIRSRTLDAVWHPNEKPMDRITRGAYVGRLSADHQVQSTPADAEIADGDFSQQSFAKPLVRIHSECYTGETIGSRRCDCGEQLDEALRLISKSSTRTPENQPTPPRGVVVYMRQEGRGIGLLDKLMAYNLQDMGHDTVAANVMLGHLPDARKYDIASAILRDLGINACRLLTNNPDKMKALEDEHIHVEQRVPMVPRMWQVHNRNLTLHPNQAHRARNVVGATMDPSSARSNSAAVEMQDSTEYDGEKEGSQPEDSDWDDETLENSASLANSLSSYMLRNSGATLNGASVTDGTDLERYLRAKVEKMGHMIQLPQGSSTGHSWAAP, from the coding sequence ATGCACAAAtcaatgcgctcgacgcgcacTGAGAGCGTATCGTCTTCGGCAGACCCACGGTCTGATGTTCCGATCGACGCTCTTTGCCGCATACCCTCTGCGTATGATTCTCGTGCATCAAATCCAGATGACGGCGCCCGGAACGCACTTCCTCCGCTACAAGTATGGTGCTACGGTCGCACACGCATTCCAACACCGCACGGTGAAGTGTTCTGCCATCTGTACAAAAATAACCACGACAACAAGGAGCACTTGGCCTTAGTCATCGACCCCGCACAGAATCAATCCTCCGTGCAGCGACGGCAAGAAGAGCATGTGTTGAGCAAGCCGCGACATATCCGCAGCCGTACACTCGATGCTGTGTGGCATCCAAACGAGAAGCCCATGGACCGCATCACAAGAGGCGCTTACGTCGGCCGCCTCAGCGCGGACCACCAAGTCCAATCCACGCCCGCTGATGCCGAGATTGCCGATGGAGATTTCAGCCAGCAGTCGTTTGCCAAGCCACTCGTTCGTATTCACTCCGAGTGCTACACGGGCGAAACCATAGGCAGCCGCCGATGCGACTGCGGCGAACAattggacgaggcgctgcgtttgATCAGCAAATCTTCCACACGCACTCCAGAGAACCAACCGACACCGCCGCGTGGTGTGGTTGTATACATGCGCCAAGAAGGCCGTGGGATTGGCTTGCTAGATAAATTGATGGCCTACAATCTACAAGATATGGGCCACGACACCGTCGCTGCGAATGTCATGCTCGGCCACCTGCCGGACGCACGCAAGTACGATATTGCGAGTGCCATCTTGCGTGATTTGGGTATTAATGCTTGCCGGTTATTAACAAATAATCCCGACAAGATGAAGGCGCTGGAAGACGAGCACATCcacgtcgagcagcgcgtacCGATGGTGCCACGTATGTGGCAAGTACACAATCGTAACCTCACGCTGCATCCGAACCAggcgcaccgtgcgcgcaatgtgGTCGGTGCAACTATGGACCCCAGTTCGGCGCGGTCGAACAGCGCGGCGGTCGAGATGCAAGACTCGACGGAGTACGACGGAGAAAAAGAAGGGTCCCAGCCCGAAGACTCAGACTGGGacgacgagacgctcgaAAACAGTGCTTCGCTTGCCAACAGCCTATCTTCGTACATGCTTCGGAACTCGGGCGCTACCCTGAACGGTGCAAGCGTTACCGACGGAACAGATCTGGAGCGCtacttgcgcgccaaagtTGAAAAAATGGGACATATGATACAACTTCCGCAAGGAAGTTCGACAGGGCATTCATGGGCAGCACCGTAG
- a CDS encoding uncharacterized protein (EggNog:ENOG503NXVA), translating into MVAPTQFPAEIVRRVCELVYLGCVPLCSLRTLDPEGLPSAAYDGQLSSQSVEETRRLLYALCLVNRTFYRYAQPLLFRRVQVTLPYRFMLLLQEAERDALSAALGKIRLLDFATFRALGLRRTVGESSERRFVTDVRLQTLIRACHGLVAFGASETMDSALSLSVLEELILHGGARSCPGRMRGVSTDRGRATDEHNALQSLDLCGCVSPRFVQAITEFVRKHLTYPTHRARSSMYDHPENDIAEGSDEERVTADGEPSPLSHVRIGRRHGLLTFPCLQRLGMAGVSLHHDILTAFVLAFPNLTHLDLSRTKANASLLQALGNSNVCLESLSLSRCSALTSESIVNLLTNSPTTVNLVELTLQGTLLFPSPLSPDDLRQILLRAPCIQGGALRYLDLGGCPLSDEELETIPPQPALLDLGLGSIPGISLVGVSNLLQMRAPNVQILDLAHSAGATLSAGYIHAVNLYHDLLRPCTQPPQTVIISQQLRTLGLKKDSPYHEEEETWQAPTNLRVVELASASLRTVRGGVSTWKVILGAGRRGWVVDVAAGPNPNAVNILVEPPEVEERGRGRSSQRELPEKQNTLMSGSPAPTFNHDSNQGRDTHPPASLHAKLHHGLARHATQRGMERHRLAIHADRLSRSRSLTMSAPLFDEAEEPLTGKGEQTPQLDHVQVLSQVLRDLPLDHPRRTALEHLSRLNGSVGGSIGWHSHKMEVLMGYGLLGHEIGNYAWLAYQGG; encoded by the coding sequence ATGGTCGCGCCGACTCAGTTTCCAGCAGAgattgtgcggcgcgtatGCGAGCTTGTGTACTTGGGATGCGTTCCACTGTGCTCGCTACGCACCCTGGACCCTGAAGGTCTTCCCTCTGCAGCGTACGATGGACAGTTGTCGTCGCAATCCGTCGAAgagacgcggcgcttgctgtATGCGCTATGTCTTGTGAATCGTACATTTTATCGGTATGCACAGCCACTCTTATTTCGTCGCGTGCAGGTTACGCTTCCGTATCGATTTATGCTGCTTCTTCAAGAGGCCGAGCGTGATGCTCTCTCTGCAGCTTTGGGCAAGATTCGCTTGCTTGATTTTGCAACGTTTCGAGCGCTCGGGCTGCGACGTACGGTGGGCGAGAGCAGCGAGCGCCGGTTTGTGACGGATGTGCGTCTTCAAACACTAATTCGTGCATGCCACGGGCTCGTCGCCTTTGGCGCGAGCGAGACAATGGACAGTGCCCTGTCTCTTTCCGTGTTGGAGGAACTGATTCtccacggcggcgcgcgcagttgCCCAGGGCGTATGCGTGGCGTGAGTACCGATCGTGGTCGTGCCACAGATGAACACAATGCATTACAGAGCCTTGATCTGTGCGGCTGCGTAAGCCCACGATTCGTGCAGGCAATCACCGAGTTTGTGCGAAAACATTTGACCTACCCCACCCATCGGGCGCGCAGCTCTATGTACGACCACCCAGAGAACGACATAGCTGAAGGCAGTGATGAGGAGCGTGTGACTGCCGACGGCGAGCCTTCGCCGCTGTCACATGTGCGAATTGGGCGCCGCCATGGCCTGCTCACCTTCCCCTGCCTCCAGCGACTTGGCATGGCCGGCGTTTCGCTGCATCACGACATTCTTACTGCATTTGTGCTGGCGTTTCCGAATCTCACACACCTCGATCTATCGCGCACCAAGGCCAATGCGTCGCTGTTGCAGGCGCTGGGCAACTCCAACGTCTGTTTAGAGAGCTTGTCGctgtcgcgctgctcagcgCTCACCTCGGAAAGCATCGTCAATCTACTCACGAACTCGCCCACGACCGTCAATCTTGTCGAGCTCACGCTGCAAGGAACTCTGCTGTTCCCCAGCCCCCTCTCTCCAGACGACCTGCGCCAAATTTtactgcgcgcgccttgtaTCCAAGGGGGGGCGCTCCGGTACCTTGATTTAGGCGGCTGCCCACTCtccgacgaggagctcgaaACAATTCCCCCTCAGCCTGCGCTCCTAGATCTGGGCCTTGGGTCTATCCCCGGCATTTCCTTGGTCGGCGTGAGCAATTTGCTTCAAATGCGTGCTCCCAACGTCCAGATCCTCGATCTGGCGCACAGTGCGGGTGCGACACTTTCCGCAGGCTATATCCATGCCGTCAATTTATATCATGATCTGCTACGCCCATGCACGCAACCCCCCCAAACCGTCATTATATCCCAGCAattgcgcacgctcggaCTCAAGAAAGATTCGCCGTACCACGAAGAGGAGGAGACTTGGCAGGCGCCCACAAACTTGCGTGTTGTAGAGCTCGCCTCGGCATCGTTGCGTACGGTGCGTGGAGGTGTGAGTACGTGGAAGGTAATCCTTGGCGCGGGGCGTCGCGGCTGGGTCGTCGACGTCGCTGCTGGCCCAAACCCAAACGCTGTAAATATCCTGGTCGAGCCTCCAGAagtcgaggagcgcgggCGAGGGCGATCGAGTCAGCGCGAGCTACCCGAGAAGCAGAATACACTGATGAGCGGGTCGCCTGCACCGACCTTCAACCACGATTCCAATCAAGGACGCGATACGCATCCTCCTGCTTCTTTACACGCAAAACTGCACCATGGACTAGCACGCCACGCCACACAACGTGGGATGGAGCGCCACCGCCTTGCAATCCATGCCGACCGACTGAGTCGCTCGCGTTCCCTGACCATGTCTGCACCGCTCTTTGACGAAGCCGAGGAGCCTCTGACGGGAAAAGGCGAGCAAACGCCACAACTGGACCATGTCCAAGTCCTGTCGCAAGTCTTACGCGATCTCCCTCTGGATCATCCGagacgcaccgcgctcgaACACTTGTCCCGTTTGAATGGCAGTGTCGGCGGCAGTATTGGATGGCACAGTCACAAGATGGAGGTACTGATGGGCTACGGGCTCTTGGGCCATGAAATTGGCAATTACGCGTGGCTAGCGTACCAGGGAGGATAA
- the MSF1 gene encoding phenylalanine--tRNA ligase (BUSCO:EOG09262N0U; MEROPS:MER0017243; EggNog:ENOG503NVIG; COG:J), with protein MRRVHPSPQLPYAQYQPLALLRAEIERLMGAKYTPIRAPSPVVSTAVNFEELGFPKDHPGRQPTDTYYVNRTTCLRTHTSAHEVQTFRDGNMRWLLTADVFRRDEIDSSHYPVFHQMEGASAFDRADYAPGGLVEQEIEAMESRLAEMRIEITDNVDLTEAGNWQPHHARDAPHQAALALRHLKATLNTLVHGLFQPRLAMEGSAIEPLKVRWIPAFFPFTSPSFEVEVWFRGKWLEILGTGIVQQRTFDKAGIPDKLGWAFGLGLERIAMVLFSIPDIRLFWSEDPRFVSQFKVPPTDGRAAPLVTFKPYSKYPSCYKDISFWVPPSFHENDLFETVRDHAGDLVEDVACIDDFVHPKTKRRSKCYRFQRQVLFLHKVTFPVWPNFQEPHEHGLARFQARNVQLTTSDDVRIGMWHHLPNELYKEEAAKHGKGFDALPDDFQLPDQVFERALREYPTYVYLHGNALNRAAPFRVLSYQELSEAQNANVVAIDYRGFGDSESFPTEHGVVNDAYAAVEYVRQHSINQTTGNRQGLALVGQSLGTGIAVQCALRMYRQGEFLDALVLLAPFRALRPMVSEFRMAGLAPIFGWLDYFPYKESTSSFAKLTTELLDLVHFKFDSEVALLEILDGNVRKGPTTPPTIVLVHAQDDDVIPVQQSDELLRSAENALGTMKKASSFHVWASTLPDIGTAHAILRRSARLPEHLPRVPGARCTLPRNAVLTLLRLHQGGHNHPLQDNADLLSLMLPPHMVGARKSV; from the exons ATGCGACGTGTGCATCCATCACCCCAGCTTCCCTATGCACAATATCAGCCACTTGCGCTACTACGTGCCGAGATAGAGCGCCTTATGGGTGCTAAGTACACGCCTattcgcgcgccgtcgccagTCGTCAGCACCGCCGTCAATTTTGAGGAGCTGGGTTTTCCAAAAGATCATCCCGGGCGTCAGCCTACCGATACGTACTATGTAAACCGCACCACGTGCCTGCGAACTCATACGAGTGCGCACGAAGTCCAGACGTTTCGCGACGGGAACATGCGCTGGCTCCTCACCGCAGATGTGTTTCGCCGCGACGAGATTGATTCGTCACACTACCCCGTATTTCATCAAATGGAGGGCGCGAGTGCATTTGATCGTGCCGACTACGCGCCTGGCGGCTTGGTGGAGCAGGAGATTGAGGCTATGGAGTCGCGACTTGCGGAAATGCGTATCGAGATCACCGACAATGTCGACCTCACTGAGGCAGGTAACTGGCAACCGCATCATGCTCGCGATGCTCCGCACCAAgctgcacttgcgctgcggcaccTTAAGGCCACACTGAACACGCTTGTTCATGGTCTCTTCCAGCCGCGTTTGGCAATGGAGGGAAGCGCAATAGAGCCGCTCAAGGTGCGCTGGATCCCTGCATTTTTCCCCTTCACCTCGCCCAGCTTCGAAGTAGAAGTGTGGTTCCGCGGAAAATGGCTCGAGATTCTTGGCACGGGCATTGTGCAACAGCGCACCTTTGACAAAGCTGGGATCCCTGACAAGCTCGGCTGGGCGTTTGGGCTTGGacttgagcgcatcgctATGGTCTTGTTTTCGATTCCCGATATCCGCTTGTTTTGGTCGGAAGACCCGCGCTTTGTGAGCCAGTTCAAAGTACCACCGACGGAtgggcgtgccgcgccgttGGTCACGTTTAAGCCATACTCCAAGTACCCTTCATGTTACAAAGACATTTCCTTTTGGGTTCCGCCATCGTTTCACGAGAACGATTTGTTCGAGACGGTGCGCGACCATGCGGGCGATTTAGTGGAAGACGTGGCGTGCATTGACGACTTTGTCCACCCCAAAACTAAAAGGCGTAGCAAGTGCTATCGC TTCCAGCGCCAAGTGCTTTTCCTGCACAAGGTCACGTTCCCTGTTTGGCCAAACTTCCAGGAGCCGCACGAGCACGGTCTTGCGCGTTTCCAAGCGCGCAACGTGCAGCTCACCACGAGTGACGATGTGCGCATTGGTATGTGGCATCATCTGCCCAACGAACTGTACAAAGAAGAGGCAGCTAAGCATGGCAAAGGATTTGACGCTCTTCCAGACGATTTCCAGCTTCCGGATCAAGTATTTgagcgtgcattgcgcgaaTATCCTACATATGTATATTTGCATGGCAATGCATTAAATCGTGCAGCACCGTTCCGTGTACTTTCCTACCAAGAGCTTTCGGAAGCGCAGAATGCAAACGTGGTCGCGATTGACTACCGCGGCTTTGGCGACTCGGAAAGTTTCCCTACAGAACATGGCGTAGTGAACGATGCGTACGCCGCCGTGGAGTATGTGCGTCAACATTCGATCAATCAAACAACAGGAAATCGCCAGGGGCTCGCTCTTGTCGGACAGAGCTTGGGCACGGGCATTGCGGTGCAGTGCGCTCTGCGCATGTATCGCCAAGGCGAGTttctcgacgcgctcgtcctTCTTGCGCCTTTCCGTGCACTGCGTCCCATGGTATCTGAGTTTCGCATGGCAGGTTTGGCGCCCATCTTTGGCTGGCTCGATTATTTCCCGTACAAAGAAAGTACGTCTTCTTTTGCAAAACTCACCACAGAACTGCTCGACCTTGTCCACTTTAAATTTGACTCGGAAGTAGCCTTGCTCGAAATTTTGGATGGAAACGTGCGTAAAGGACCCACAACTCCGCCTACCATTGTTcttgtgcacgcgcaagacgACGACGTTATCCCTGTGCAGCAGTcggacgagctgctcaGGAGCGCGGAAAATGCGTTGGGCACAATGAAGAAGGCCTCGTCGTTCCACGTGTGGGCGTCGACGCTTCCCGACATTGGCACAGCTCACGCCatcttgcgccgcagcgcacgcttgccTGAACACTTGCCGCGCGTCcctggcgcgcgctgcactcTTCCGCGCAATGCAGTGTTGAccttgctgcgcctgcaccaAGGCGGCCACAATCACCCGCTCCAGGACAATGCCGATCTGCTTTCGCTCATGCTGCCCCCTCACATGGTTGGTGCGAGAAAGTCTGTGTAA